The Microterricola viridarii nucleotide sequence GCGCCGCCGAACCCGTCGCCGCCTGACACCCGACTTCACTCCCTCCGTACCAATCCCCGACCGGGCCCGCGTGGCACGGCGGAACGAAAGGAACACCATGAAAACGCGCTCAGCGCTCACCCTGACGGCCCTCGGAGCCGCAACCCTGCTCGCCCTCACCGGCTGCGCCGCACCGGAAGCGGAAGTTCTCGACAACGGCGACCAGAAGGACCTGACGATCGCCGTCTTCAACGGCTGGGACGAGGGCGTCGCCGCCTCGGAGCTGTGGAAGGCCATTCTCGACGAGAAGGGCTACAACGTCACCCTCGAGTACGCCGACGTCGCCCCGGTCTACACCGGCCTGACCACCGACGACTACGACGTCGTGCTCGACACCTGGCTGCCGATCACGCACGCCAGCTACATCGAGAAGTACGGCGACGATCTCGTCGACCTCGGCGCCTGGAACACCGAGGCCAAGCTCACCATCGCGGTGAACGAGGACGCCCCGATCGACTCGCTCGAGGAGCTCGCCGACAACGCGGAGCTGTTCGGCAACCGCCTCGTCGGCATCGAGCCGGGCGCCGGGCTCACCGAGGTCACCACCGACGCCGTCATCCCCGGCTACAAGCTCGAGGGCATGGAGTACCTGACCAGCTCGACGCCGGCCATGCTCAGCGAGCTCAAGGCGGCCACGAAGGCCGGCGAGAACATCGCCGTCACGCTGTGGCAGCCGCACTGGGCCTACGACGCCTTCCCGGTCAAGGACCTCGCCGACCCGCAGGGCCTGCTCGGCGCGGCCGAGGGCGTGCACTCCTTCGGCGGCAAGAGCTTCGAGACCAACTTCCCGACCCTCTCCGGGTGGCTGAAGGACTTCACGCTCGACTCGAAGCAGCTCGCCTCGCTGGAGAACGCCATGTTCAACTCGGGCGGATCGGGCAGCGACTACGCCCCGGCCGTGGCGGACTGGATCAGCGCGAACCATGACTACGTGGACTCGCTGACGAAGTAGCGACGGCGCCGCTCGCGGCGCGAGGGCCCGTGCGGGAGACCGCGCGGGCCCCTTGCCGTTCTGCGGGTCGGCCAGAGGGGCCGCGCTCCCTCGAGCCACCGAGGGATCCTCGCCGGATGCGGAGGCAACCGGGGCATCGGGAGGCAACTTTCGACCGGTAGTGGCCTCCCGATCCGCCGTCGGCCTCCCGACCAGCTGGATCGTGCAGCCCTGCGAGTCGCGAGGCTCAGGCGGCGGGGAG carries:
- a CDS encoding glycine betaine ABC transporter substrate-binding protein, translating into MKTRSALTLTALGAATLLALTGCAAPEAEVLDNGDQKDLTIAVFNGWDEGVAASELWKAILDEKGYNVTLEYADVAPVYTGLTTDDYDVVLDTWLPITHASYIEKYGDDLVDLGAWNTEAKLTIAVNEDAPIDSLEELADNAELFGNRLVGIEPGAGLTEVTTDAVIPGYKLEGMEYLTSSTPAMLSELKAATKAGENIAVTLWQPHWAYDAFPVKDLADPQGLLGAAEGVHSFGGKSFETNFPTLSGWLKDFTLDSKQLASLENAMFNSGGSGSDYAPAVADWISANHDYVDSLTK